The Acaryochloris marina S15 genome contains the following window.
CAAGCTGAAGACTTTTAAGCAGCTCCAAGACTGTGCTGTACCGGCAACAGATAAAATATTTCCTTAGATTGTCGTAGCAATCATTAATCGAGTGATTGAAGAATCACTGCAAAGTGATCTACAAGGGTTAAAGCGGGAGATTAAAGAAACACCCAAAGAAATCGGGCGTCAAATTTTGACCACTGTCACAACCGTCTTAGGCCTTCCAATAGTAATGGAACAATTTGGCCGGTAGAGATTGAACTGTCCCATTTACAATTATTGGGCAGTGTGGATTAGATTTCTTGAAAACCTTATAGGACATAGATTTTGGGTTCATACTGTTCTATTTACACACAATGATGGAACAGTTTTGTTCCATCTAATATCTTCATTCATACGATTTTGCATGATGAGCAAGCCAAAATCTTGAAATGCTTGTTCTCACTCGCTTTCATAAATAGCTTTCTCATCCTACTGGCCAAATTGCTCCGTTACTATTGGAAGGCCTCTTAGAGGATTCCGTTCAAGAAATTCGCTCAGCTCGTCAAGATATCAGGGGGTTAACCCAAGAGTTAAGGGCATCTGCTGTTCTAGATTCATCTTTGTCTCAGTCTGGATGGAGAGGCATTGGAACAACAATTGGAGCTATCTTTCGATTAGATAATCTAAAGATAGTAGTCGCTGGGATGATCTCGATAGGGTTCTTAGCAGGAATAGGGATTGCTAATTGGTTTGCATCTGGAGATCGAGATATCATTCACTTCAATCGCAAGGTGATCCAAGATTGCCATCAAAACTATGCAGCAGACGCTGATAAAAATGGTTGGTACACTTGCCCGCTCTTTCAATTACCCATGCCCCGAGAATAACTGAGGAGAGTTATAGAAATGGCGACTACTGCCCATATCCAAATCACCTGCAAAATCTCTGAAGTTCCAAAATCAAAGGCTGTCAACGGCCTGGTGGAGTTCTACTTAACCGAAAACAATCAGGCAGTGATGGTACGGGTCAAACCCAAACAATTCAAACAGCTGACGGATCATCAGTTTGAGTATTGGACAGCCTCCATCGTGGGTAAGCTCGGTCCAGTCAATGAGAGAGGCTTTGAATTACTCAATTCTGGTATTCAGGTCTACTCAAGAAAACCTAAAGCAGGCGAAGTCCCCAACCATCAAACCCATCAAACCTCTAACGCCAAGAAGAAGCTTACAGAGGGGGTCCACTTTGGCTAAAGCGGAAGTTAAGGGGGTTCATTCCCTGCAAGATCTTGATGGAGAAAGCAAAGGCTAGTTCTGTCCAAGGTTGCCAGTCTCCTTTTTCCGGGTTCGTACAGACACACATTTGCCCATTAACTGGCATGGAGGCTGTCACAATGCCTTTCTCTCGGGCCAGATTAAACCATTCATTAAAACCATCAGGCATTCCCGCCACTGCATCAATCGGGTTAGGGGACCAATGTTCTTGAATGGCTTTGACGAGCATCCCCGCCGGTCTCTTAGCCCGTCCTGCTTTTTTTTGTTGTCTGACGACACTCAAGGCATTTTGAATAATCTCTACAGAGGCAGACATCACCACTCGTTTGATGTTCATATTCAGCGGTTGAGGAGCGATCACCTCTTCCACCTCAGCCTGTAATTCTGGGTCTATTATTATTTCTTCGGAGGAAAGCGGCACGTTTGGAGATTTAGGGATTGGAGCAGGATCTGTTCTTGTCTCTTTACATTCCTTAACGTCTTGATTTTCCACATTGAGGTTTTGGGTAGAGCTAGGCAATCCATCCTTATCAATTTCTGACTTTAGAACAGGGGGGAGTGGGTGGTGTGTCTTTGTTGTTTCTCTACTCTCTCTATAAGAAGGAACGCAGTCATAAGGCTTTGAAGGCTGTAAATTGGAAATTTCTTTCCAATTTTGGGAAATTTTTTTCTCGTTTTGGGAAGTTTTCTGCTCGTCTGCAGTATCGGGATGGTGGGCGATTAGTTTCCAGAATCGAGTGTTGAACTTATAGATGCTCTCTACTAATCCTTGTTCGATCAGGGAATTAAGGGCGTTACGAATCTGACGGGTGCAGTAGGGGCGTTTGCGGCTGTGGCTGCTGAAGATTTGGAATTCTTCTAGGTCAAATTCTTGTTGCTGTCCGGCGGGGCGGCGGCGTAGAAGCCACTGATACAGGGAACGAGCAGCGGGGGGAAGCTGCATCAGGATGCGGTCATGCTCATCCGTAATTCGGGCAAAGGCTATCATTTTCTCTCACTACTCCTGTCGATGATTGGGAGCGAGTTCGATAGATGTCGTTAAGCTCTCTTACAGAATGCTTGTCACCGATATAGAGAAGCTCTAAAATAAGTAAACGACATTATGGGTCCCTAACTTCTGCCTGGGAAAAGCATTTCAGTTAGATCCCGCGAATACTCGCTAAAAGACGATTTAGTTTTTTAGCCTGATGCCCGAGCTGCTTCTAACAGCTGGGGTTTTTCAGGTTTTGGGGGGGTTAGAACACCTTTTCCTCCAAAAAATAATCGATGATGAATCTTAATCATCTATACTACGCCTCTAATCGGCTTTGGGAAACCATTTAAAACAAATGATCATATGGGTTCCGAGATTAGATTCACGAACCATAATTTCAGAGATTCAAAATTTCGCCAATTTGAAATTATGAATATTTGAAATTTTACAAATTCGCCAATTCATATTAATCTGCCTACGTCCGTAGAATCGAGATGAGTCAGCAATGTATATCACTGTTGCAGGATTCAAAGGAGGTGTCGGGAAAACCACGACAGCAGTCCACCTAGCTTGCTACTTATCACAGCAAGGGAAAACTCTGCTTGTTGATGGGGATCCAAACCGAAGCGCAACAAGCTGGGGAAAGCGTGGTAATTTGCCTTTTAAAATTGTGGATCTGATGGCCGCATCAAAACATAGTCAAGGGCATAATCATGTGGTGATCGATACTCAAGCTCGTCCTAACCAAGATGAAATAGAAGCTCTAGCAGACGGATGCGATTTACTAATTCTGCCAACAACACCTGATGCACTCGCTATTGATGCATTACTTCAAACAGTAGATCTATTGCAGACATTAGGTAATGGGTGTTTCAAAATTCTCTTGACACAAGTTCACCCCAAACCTGTAACGATGGCACAACAAGCCAGGAAGGCACTTGAAGGAGCGGGACTACCCATCTTCTCTGGACAAATCAGGCGTTTAATTGCCTACGAGAAAGCAACTCTTGCCGGATTACCAGTCAATAAGGTACGTGATCGAAACGCCAAAAATGCATGGCGCGACTATGAAACTATTGGTAAGGAGATTTTGGTATGAGCCAAGATGACATGTTCCAAAAATTGGTAAAGACTCACCGTAAATCCCAGCCCCAAAAAAAGCAGGCTACAACTCCCAAAACTCCAAGAGAAACTAAACGTCGCGGTCGGCCCGCAAATGGAAAACGATCAGATCCAAACTGGATTGGCCGCACTTACTATGTTCAAACAGAAACTGACCTAGATGTAGAAGAGCAGCTACTAAAATTAAAGCGTGAAGGCAAGGAATTAGATAAATCCGAATTGGTGGATGCCCTACTTGGTGCCTGGGTAAAATGGCGACAAGGCGAAGATTCAGAGATTCTAATTGGCGAAATTTCGCCAAGGCAAATTTAGGAACTATGGGCCAGTGAAGATTACAGGCATCATTAAAGCTATTCAACAGGGGCAAGTCCAGATCACTGATCACGCTGATGAAGAGGCAGAAGATGATGATTTGGGCTTTGAGGAAATTTTCTTTGCTACCTGTGGAGGGGAAATAATTGAGACTTATCCCACCGAGAAACCTTACCCCAGATGTCTAATTTTCGGAGAAGATCCTAGCGGAAAAGCAGTTCACAGTGTTTGGACCTATGATCAGAAGACAGGTATTGCAGTATTGATCACCGTGTACCGGCCAGACCCACGACGCTGGATTGACTGGCGTATTAGGAGATAGAGATGGAACATCTTGAAAACTGTCCCGTTTGTGGTGGGCAACTAACTGAAAAAAGCGTCACTAAGGTTCTAAGGGGTGGTGGCCATACAGCCTCAACCAAAGTCCAGGCAGACGTTTGCTTAAGTTGCGGGGAACGTATATACGCTCTTGATACTATCAAGCATTTTGCAGCCATCCGTAGCAAGCTTAAATGTCAGGAAATAAATGAGTTTGAACCGACAGGGCAAGCATTTCAAGTAGTTTCATAACTGTAGAATTAGCTTACCTATGATTAACTTCTACCAAGAAGTTAAGCAATCTATAAAATCTCAACCTAGTTTTACGCTGAGGCCAGAGTTGGGCTTTACCAATGGGCTTCCAAAACTTGCCTTAGTGCGTTTGAGTTGTGCTTCAACCTCTTCAATAGATACACGATTTCCGAGCAATTTTTGTGATTCTGGTCTAGGCTCAGAACGCTCTTTGGCTCGATAGATAACCAGTTGTGAGATTCCTTCGTCTCGCGCACGTTTGCAAAGTCCGAGGATATAAAATCGATTGAATTGTCCTTCCGCCATTGTTTCTGCGGCTGTATCCGGAACATGCTTAATTGTATAGCCACCTGATGGTTTGTGAGCACCTTCAAACTCTTTCATTAATGCATTCGCTTCAAGCTGATAAGCGAGCCAATGCTCATTATGTTTCTCAGCAGCCTGTTTAAGTAGTGAAAGCCATTGATCTTTTCCTGCCTGATTAAATCGATTACTGTAATATATGTTGTTGGTTCTATCTGCTTCTTCAATAGCTTGTAACATTGAAGCACGAGTTACACTGTCAAGATTCTCAAAATCAAACATTATCTGTTCTCTCCTATTTCAATTTTTACTGATTTTTTTCTATTGCAATTGCTACAGAGAAGTTGAAAATTTTTTTTATCTACGGCAAATTCAGGATACTTACTTATAGGTTTTATGTGATCCATTTCTAGTAGTTCAATAGGTAGTTTTGTTTTGCATTTGCAGTTTGGATTTGCGCATAGAGCACCTTGTTCTGAGTACAGACTAAGTTTTAGAGACTTACCTTCATCAGAACTTCTGAAACTTGAGTATCTATTGATAGCAAATTTAATGAGTCTTTTTTCTATATATTTCTTACTATTAATATAATTCTTGAAGAAATTCATCTTTGAATAGATTCGAGCATTTTCCCTACTGACTTAAATTTTCTTTCCAGTTCTTCTTGATTGGAATAAAATTGGCTTATTAATGAAGGTTTTTCTGGCTTCTTGAATTCTATTATTTTATATTTATTTTGTATATTTATTTCTAGATTTTCCAATGATCTTATGGTCGTATTTTTTGTTCTTGGAAGCTTTTTGTATAAACTTATTGATTTTATGACCTCGCTAATATTGTAGAAGTAAGTCAATCCTTTGATATTCAAATATTGAATATTTTTTGTTATTTTTACTGCTTGATATTGGCTTGCCCCTAAATCTCTAAGCTGTCGCCTTGTGATCGTTTTCACGCGGCTTTCTCCTCTTCATAGTCGTTAATCTCTTTTTCAAGATCACTATCTTTCTGCCAACCATTGGGAATAGCCCATCTATATAAAGGACCTAACTTACACATTAAGAAGTCAATTAACTGCTGAACTTTATTTTTATGATCATCAAAATCTTTTTTGAGATTTTTGTATGAATTATCTATTTTCGTAACTTGAGTTTTTGCTCCACGACGATCATATTGTCTTTGTAGAAGTTCTGGCCCAGCGTAACTTGCCAAAGCTAATGCTGCTGAGAGATCGTCTGTTGGTCTGATTGATACATTTTTAAATGCTCGTTTTGCATCGGCTGCTGTCCAACCTAATGATTGAGCAAATTTTATAAACTCTGCTTGAGTCATTTTTAGATAAAGCTTTTCTATCTTAAGCTTATACTGCCCAAATCTTTATATATAGCTGCCAGACTGGATAACAGCTTAACTATTCATCTATGTCTAGTCATTTTCAAGAATGACGATGCAAGAGATTTAGTATCTATAAATCCTAGGAATATTCGATATTGATAAACTCCCACCCTATCTCGCTAGTCGCCAACTATTGATAATTACTTAGCAGG
Protein-coding sequences here:
- a CDS encoding fertility inhibition FinO-like protein — translated: MATTAHIQITCKISEVPKSKAVNGLVEFYLTENNQAVMVRVKPKQFKQLTDHQFEYWTASIVGKLGPVNERGFELLNSGIQVYSRKPKAGEVPNHQTHQTSNAKKKLTEGVHFG
- a CDS encoding ParA family protein is translated as MYITVAGFKGGVGKTTTAVHLACYLSQQGKTLLVDGDPNRSATSWGKRGNLPFKIVDLMAASKHSQGHNHVVIDTQARPNQDEIEALADGCDLLILPTTPDALAIDALLQTVDLLQTLGNGCFKILLTQVHPKPVTMAQQARKALEGAGLPIFSGQIRRLIAYEKATLAGLPVNKVRDRNAKNAWRDYETIGKEILV
- a CDS encoding DUF4258 domain-containing protein, whose protein sequence is MAKFRQGKFRNYGPVKITGIIKAIQQGQVQITDHADEEAEDDDLGFEEIFFATCGGEIIETYPTEKPYPRCLIFGEDPSGKAVHSVWTYDQKTGIAVLITVYRPDPRRWIDWRIRR
- a CDS encoding YgiT-type zinc finger protein; its protein translation is MEHLENCPVCGGQLTEKSVTKVLRGGGHTASTKVQADVCLSCGERIYALDTIKHFAAIRSKLKCQEINEFEPTGQAFQVVS
- a CDS encoding HNH endonuclease, yielding MNFFKNYINSKKYIEKRLIKFAINRYSSFRSSDEGKSLKLSLYSEQGALCANPNCKCKTKLPIELLEMDHIKPISKYPEFAVDKKNFQLLCSNCNRKKSVKIEIGENR